DNA sequence from the Bombus vancouverensis nearcticus chromosome 8, iyBomVanc1_principal, whole genome shotgun sequence genome:
ATTAATAAGGAACACGCCCTGGCTGGCCTGCGTTTCGAACAAATCACGCATAGCCTTAGCTGCGATTGTTCGTTCACGATTCGATCACGGAAAAACGTGGCCACTTGTAATTAACGGTAGTAATCTCAATTTTCAGTTGGACGAGTACCACGACCGTCTCGAAGATTTTCCCGAAGAGGATGAAGATGTGAATAGCGACGATGACAACAACAGTGCACCGCCCATAACGAAGATCGTCCCCAACAAGCTTCAGGGTAAACCCTTCAAAATGGAAGTGATGGACTTTTAAAAGCAAGTGTCGGGTCCGCGATCTTTCGTCGCGCAGTTTCTTCTTACAAACAAATCAGGGAAAGAAGGGTAAATCGAACATTTGTCCCTTTGGAATTTCAGTTCTTAGGAGACGCGTAAAATGATACGAATTGCAAATCCGAATCGAGGAATGAAATAATTGAACGATCGGTGCTTTTTAAAAGCAATACTTACTTTCCGTCGAACTTATGACACGGTATTAACGTGTACAAAGCAAATAAGAAACGGAAAAGCGGAGAAAACTCAAAAAAATACTCGGCGTCACAGAATGCATGGTAAAGAGTGAGAGAGAGGCCGATTCTAATCGCACTCGAAATCGATTCGTCGCGCCTTGCTAGCTTTGTTCGATTGACTCGGTTTCATTGAGATCTAAATTATCTTTGACTTGACCTGATCGATACCTTCAGGCGATTGGTTTTTGTCCTGTCCATCTAGTTCGTTCGTTTGATCGTATGATCGGTATTATACAGCaagttgaaaaaataaaaaatgcagaATTACGCACGAACCCCTTACGGCAGCATTATTAAGTCTAGACTTCTTCCGCGAAGAAACGAATCGCGTTGATATTAGCCTCCCTCCTTCGTATCTTTAGAAAGAGTACCGTCTACTTATGTTACGGATCAAACAATGAAATATTCTGACAAAAGCTCgtccaattaaaaacgaaaccTTCAAAACGTACGGAGATTCATAGTACGTAGAATCGATCATTCGTCTTGAAATTTTCGAGCGATTTCTAGACGGTGCCTACGTTCCTATTGCTTCCAAACCTCAGGGGTGAGAAGAGAAGAAATGGTCAAAAGAGAAAAGTTGCAAATATCGAAACCTAATTAGAAGTTATAAACCTACTCGCCTAAATAGAACTGTACGAGTAGGAAATAGTGTACAGACGGTATCTCTTCACTGAGTTTCGTAATACTTCCGAATTGCTAGAAACCCGATTACTTAAAGCAGAGATAGATCGCGAAATACTGTGAAATTTGAATGTCTCCGAGGCAGATATGTCGAGATCGGGTCGAAGAATTTTCAGGATCGTACTTAAcaagagagagaaaaatggagaaaagagaagaaccACGAAGCGGAAATCTCTTCGGGATGATTCGAATCTTTGTCGAAGTTCAATTTGAGCTCAATGTGGTCGGTATCGGTCGCGCAATCGTTCCTTAGAAAATCGTGAATGAGAGATTGAGAAAACTGTGTACAGGCGCGGTTCGTGTCTTCgttgatttttctcgtttcctctAATTTCTAGGATCGATTACGTTCGATCAGTAATGACCAATTACGGAGGAACAGATACTTTGCAAACGCAAGGGCGGATATCTTTCCGTCAAGCGATGTAATATACTCGTTTGACAAGGTCAGTACCTGGCTCGAAAACATCAATAGCAATTCTAACAGAAAAGAGAATATCGAGATACACTGTTCATCGCGTTGCATTGTCATCGCGATGCttgaaatgttatatttttggCAGCGCGTGTGCTCACAATCAGATTAACTTCGTGATAGGGTATTACCCCGTTCCTTTTCTCTCCTCTTTCAGTTCTTCTGTTTTTTCCACTTGACATACCGGAGCATGATCGTTGCTGCGTTCGTAGACATTTAAATATAGATCGTACATAGGGTATATTGTATACACAAATATCCAAAACGTTTAAATAAAAGCTTATTTATTGCCGAGTACACGAGTCTATGAATACCTATATATCTATCGATCTTTTCCTTGCTTGTTCCTCTTTGATTCTGTTTTAACGGAATTTGAGCAAGAAAATGCCGATTTTTAGCAAATGTACGATTTTTTAGATGTAAGAAATAAGATATACGTAATATAATTATTGCCGCACATGCAGCATCGAgcgattttataaattttgttatCCTGTGGTTACGTTAGACGCGAATTTGGGCAAACTGACGTTTTGACAAATGAAGCATACGATCGTGTGCCGAGAGACAGATATTTATTTTCCGATAACTATTCTTTATCTGTACACAGACTAAAACTTTCGAAAATACAATTCAGCAATGTACGAGAGACACTAACTTATCAAAATCGCGAGTCAGAGAGTCGTCTGGAAAATGTCAAAACCTGATGCGCCCTGCAGATTCTTAGTCGATATCATGCATATGCCGTAGGAAAAGGAAAGAACCATTGATGACTTACACAAAGTGCTCTATTTGGAAAATCTCACAAAAGCAGACTTATACAGACTTAGCGTACAAGTTGAGATGGGCATAAGTTGATAAAAGTGGTTGGTCGTTCCACAATACATATTTGATTGCTTTGGCATACTGAGCTGATCAGACCGTCAGTTCGCGCGAATTCGCGTCCAATGCAACTACAACATTCTCATCCGCTTAAGCAAATTCCTGAGACATCTCaggattaataatttatttataatttattaataattttcattattattactGTGTGATAAATATAATCACCACCAGAAGGAAGGAAACTCTCGAGCTATAGGTACTGTATAAGTCCGTAAATGACAGAGATTTAGCCTATTGAAATGATAATTTCTAATGATTTCAAATACTACTACAAAAAAGACGAGAAGAGCAGCAAGAgttaaaaatacattaaaagGTCAAACGGTGACGTCATCGTATAGATAGAAACTTATCAAGGTAGGAAACACATCAAAGATAATGTAATTTGTCTGTTTGTACGATAACCGTATACACGTAGTTCTATCAGATATCAAGTGTGCCACGATAAACATTCGACAGGTAAAAGTAGATATTTCGCGGATTTCTGCTCATTACTCATCCATCGGTCTATCGACGAATTACAAcgtttcatatatacatatatatacacaactTTTTCTAACTTTTTTCCAATAATATATTCCGGTGATTGCAAATAGCAATCAGCTTGATCGGTTCAATGGCGAAGACCACGGACTCTATTCGCGATGTACGCAAGCGTACCACAGAATCCAAATCTGAATTACAATCAATGGAAAACAAGCAAAACAATGACTTTTTAGTTAACTATCAAAATCAATCTTACAATATACAAAAGTTTATTCGGTATCACCCCGGTGGAACGAAGATATTGAGATACTTTAAAAATCGAAGCTTAGAGAAGGCGTTCGAAGAATTTCCCCACTCGCAAGCGGCATTCCACCTGTTGCAGGAGTTCACGTTGAATcaagaaaaatatcaaaaatacgaAGTAAGTACAACAGGGAAATTTATTGCAATATGTACTTGTATGTATTATCTTCGAATTTTGTACACTAGGCATTTCACGCTTTAAAAAATAACGTTCGAcaaatataaatggaacaatTTATCGAGAGTTACGAACTGACAACGTTTTCATTTAAACGTTTATAGAATCTGATCGATTGGGACAAAGCTATACTTGGACAAGTAGGTTCACTGGGTCATCATTATTGGGAATGGGTCAATTTACCAGTGTATAGGGATATTAAACTTTTCAAGTCAAACATCTTAGAAAGTTTAACAATTACTCCTTGGTATCTGATACCGATAGTATGGATTCCGATGTCTCTTTACTTCTTTTATAACGGATTGGCACGCATCGCTGCCATCAATACCggtatttttactatttttaattcgtttttcttttctatcAGTCACAGTAATTTCTATTCCACACATTACCTAATTAAGAATTATAGTAACTTTATTAATCCCTTTATAtcaatgtataaaatatctcGCCATGTAATGTTGTTCCAATATTGTTCATGTGATGTtttgaatgaaatatttcacgTTCCCGTTTTTCAATGTTTACGACTGAAAGTCGCACATCGGTCTGTGTAACATAACATTACATACATGTAATACCATGCTTTCAACTATTTCATACAACATTTCCTTCATTTAACATTCCTAATCCCCTTTACGTTCACAAACGCAGTGTCTTACGAATTGATTTTTATGCGAATCGTTGGACGACACGTATCGCATGTTTTCCAACGACAGGACACGCGAGATATCTCTTCCGAAGCTTCATGCATATAAACGAATTACGTGGCGAGATATTTCGTCCTCCGATGCGAAAGGATTAATTTATTTTGTTCTATTTGTTGAAACTGTTGTCTAATTTCAGAAAGCACCGTGTTTGAACCTTTAACTTCGTTTATATTCGGTATATTCATATGGACTATGTTAGAATACGTAGTTCATCGTGAAGTTTTTCACTTTAAACCACCGGATAACTCGAAACTATTTATTACTTTGCACTTTTTACTACACGGTGTACATCACAAGGTAAAAAGTAATTTTCAGTCTTTAAATTTATTTGGttagaaggaaaatgaaaaaaaatgacGATAGAATcgatatatgaaaataattttaaatcgcATAATGATTTTATCTTTTGTTCAATAGGCGCCATTTGATAAAAGAAGATTAGTATTTCCTATTCTACCAGCTTTATTGGTAGCAAAACTGTTACTAATGATTTATAATATGGTGTTTCCACAaacgattttttattttatactctCTGGTACAATGACAGGTATTggcattaaaatatttatatttattgattttatcATAAATATCAATGATGtatcaaatgtaaaaaaaatttgtCTCATAGGCTATATGATTTACGACTTAACACATTATTATCTACATCATGGCGCGCCGAAATTTGGAACATACATGTACTTAATGAAAAGGAATCATAACTATCATCATTTTTTACATCATGATCTAGGTAAAATTTACTTGCTTTCTAAAAACTAGATGAATCATAAATAAAAACTTTGTTCTTCAGGTTTTGGTATCACCAGTAAACTATGGGATTATATATTCAGAACGAATATTTGTTTGCGGCAATTGTTGAAGCCCATTGAATGGTAAATCGATCCATCCGTAATGGTAAATTATATACGAACTATGTACATATAACAAGCAAACAGTACAAAAAGAAGTCAATTACAATATACTATCGTTCGTTTgatgatatatatatgtatatatatatatcatcaaaatataaatatatatatatatattttaagtaCAAACAAGAAACAAAATGCACAAGATATATGTACAATAACGTACATAGAATCGAACCAAATCTTTCAGAGAAGAAAGTATCATTATTCATTGCTATAAGAACCTCAGCAAATTGATGTTTTAAGTACATGATCCTTTAAATATAcgcttattttatataaaaatattttgagcATACTAAACAAGTAAATCAGTATCAATGATTAAAAGAATACCATCGTCATCAGTGATATAAACAAATGTGATTAATTGTAGATTAAGATTATAAATAAATGTGATTAAAGTCCATCAACTTTTATGTTTTTTCTACCCATACTTAACTGTGGGAATGTGCTCTTATTTGTAGGAGGATTCAACCTAGACGATAAATTAACGAATGCTTCAAACAAACTTGCTCTATCCATAACATTTACCTCATAATGTTTCAGTTTCTCTCTAGTACACCAATTTGCAGCTTTGCTTGCTATATTCTCCAAACTATGAGATTCTTCCTCAGCTTTAGTTCGATTTCCAATAACGATCATGgttatttcttttttgtctTTATTCCTGTCAATATCCTTTTTCAATGGGAACAACACATCCAAAGATTCAGGTTTTGCGGTATCGTAAACTAAAACGTATCCATCAGCGAAACCAAGGTAATGTCGAGGTAGTTGCTGATTATTTGCATTATTCTGAGGAGATTCCAGTCCCGCAGTGTCATAAAATCGCACTTTTTCTTTCGTACCGCGATCAGTTTCTATATTTGCGACATAAATATCTTCGATCGTAGGGtgtatttccttttaaattataaaatataatttgacataaataaatatagtacGTTAATTGTTGTagttaaaatacaaatttaaaattGAGAATCAGTATGtaacgtagaaatatattgtaCCACAATtgatttttatacaaacataaCCTATATTCTTACTGTTTTGGCATTGACATTTCCATATATGAGTTGTTCCAATAATGCAGTCTTTCCTACTCCTTTCATTCCACAAACAACTACTTTTGTCGTTTTCCCCATATCCAATCTTTCGTTTAAATTGCGCTATATTTACTTCCGATATTAAAACTCATGccattattaaaaaaataacttaAGTCACTGAAGTCAACATTAACTCTAGTAACAGAATGAAGACAGCTGTTTTCCTAGGGGAAACGTATACTATCTGTTCTCATCAAAGATATGTCCCATTtcggaaaatataaatttttttacaaattgaaTAAATACTAGTGACTGGCTGGTATTTCAGTTTATTTAATTCTAAATTCTTGACATTTCACAAACATTATAACAAT
Encoded proteins:
- the Fa2h gene encoding fatty acid 2-hydroxylase isoform X1 — encoded protein: MAKTTDSIRDVRKRTTESKSELQSMENKQNNDFLVNYQNQSYNIQKFIRYHPGGTKILRYFKNRSLEKAFEEFPHSQAAFHLLQEFTLNQEKYQKYENLIDWDKAILGQVGSLGHHYWEWVNLPVYRDIKLFKSNILESLTITPWYLIPIVWIPMSLYFFYNGLARIAAINTESTVFEPLTSFIFGIFIWTMLEYVVHREVFHFKPPDNSKLFITLHFLLHGVHHKAPFDKRRLVFPILPALLVAKLLLMIYNMVFPQTIFYFILSGTMTGIGIKIFIFIDFIININDVSNVKKICLIGYMIYDLTHYYLHHGAPKFGTYMYLMKRNHNYHHFLHHDLGFGITSKLWDYIFRTNICLRQLLKPIEW
- the Fa2h gene encoding fatty acid 2-hydroxylase isoform X2, coding for MAKTTDSIRDVRKRTTESKSELQSMENKQNNDFLVNYQNQSYNIQKFIRYHPGGTKILRYFKNRSLEKAFEEFPHSQAAFHLLQEFTLNQEKYQKYENLIDWDKAILGQVGSLGHHYWEWVNLPVYRDIKLFKSNILESLTITPWYLIPIVWIPMSLYFFYNGLARIAAINTESTVFEPLTSFIFGIFIWTMLEYVVHREVFHFKPPDNSKLFITLHFLLHGVHHKAPFDKRRLVFPILPALLVAKLLLMIYNMVFPQTIFYFILSGTMTGYMIYDLTHYYLHHGAPKFGTYMYLMKRNHNYHHFLHHDLGFGITSKLWDYIFRTNICLRQLLKPIEW
- the kappaB-Ras gene encoding NFKB inhibitor interacting Ras like 1 isoform X3 — translated: MGKTTKVVVCGMKGVGKTALLEQLIYGNVNAKTEIHPTIEDIYVANIETDRGTKEKVRFYDTAGLESPQNNANNQQLPRHYLGFADGYVLVYDTAKPESLDVLFPLKKDIDRNKDKKEITMIVIGNRTKAEEESHSLENIASKAANWCTREKLKHYEVECRLRVGKFFERLL
- the kappaB-Ras gene encoding NFKB inhibitor interacting Ras like 1 isoform X2; protein product: MGKTTKVVVCGMKGVGKTALLEQLIYGNVNAKTEIHPTIEDIYVANIETDRGTKEKVRFYDTAGLESPQNNANNQQLPRHYLGFADGYVLVYDTAKPESLDVLFPLKKDIDRNKDKKEITMIVIGNRTKAEEESHSLENIASKAANWCTREKLKHYEFVYNLPLRMDRFTIQWASTIAANKYSF
- the kappaB-Ras gene encoding NFKB inhibitor interacting Ras like 1 isoform X1 yields the protein MGKTTKVVVCGMKGVGKTALLEQLIYGNVNAKTEIHPTIEDIYVANIETDRGTKEKVRFYDTAGLESPQNNANNQQLPRHYLGFADGYVLVYDTAKPESLDVLFPLKKDIDRNKDKKEITMIVIGNRTKAEEESHSLENIASKAANWCTREKLKHYEVNVMDRASLFEAFVNLSSRLNPPTNKSTFPQLSMGRKNIKVDGL
- the kappaB-Ras gene encoding NFKB inhibitor interacting Ras like 1 isoform X4, translating into MGKTTKVVVCGMKGVGKTALLEQLIYGNVNAKTEIHPTIEDIYVANIETDRGTKEKVRFYDTAGLESPQNNANNQQLPRHYLGFADGYVLVYDTAKPESLDVLFPLKKDIDRNKDKKEITMIVIGNRTKAEEESHSLENIASKAANWCTREKLKHYEI